In the genome of Candidatus Hydrogenedentota bacterium, one region contains:
- a CDS encoding WbqC family protein, producing MRVSIHQPHYLPWLRYFDKIARSDVFIVLDTIQYNKNGWQNRNRIKTAHGPLLLTVPVFDRFGQSLDDVRIDNEIPWARKHLRSIEQAYRGAPFFAEHAAFLHDVYQRDWTRLNDLNFYMLGYFLAALGIRTRILRASELHVPGTATERLVQLVRAAGGDRYFSGAYAVGAYLDASLFANAGIVLEWQQWTAPVYPQRYGPFEPDLSIIDLLFNCGPQSLDILLGGRA from the coding sequence ATGCGCGTTAGCATCCATCAACCGCATTATCTGCCGTGGCTGCGCTACTTCGACAAGATCGCGCGCAGCGACGTGTTCATTGTTTTGGACACGATTCAGTACAACAAGAACGGCTGGCAAAACCGGAACCGCATCAAGACCGCCCACGGTCCGTTGCTGTTGACGGTTCCCGTGTTTGATCGCTTCGGTCAATCCCTCGACGACGTCCGCATTGACAATGAGATACCGTGGGCGCGCAAACACCTGCGATCCATCGAACAGGCGTACCGCGGCGCCCCTTTCTTCGCGGAACACGCCGCATTTCTGCACGATGTGTACCAAAGGGACTGGACCCGCCTGAACGATCTCAATTTTTACATGCTCGGCTATTTCCTTGCGGCGCTGGGCATCCGCACGCGGATACTCCGCGCGTCGGAACTCCATGTGCCGGGAACGGCCACGGAGCGCCTCGTCCAACTTGTCCGCGCCGCCGGCGGCGACCGTTATTTCAGCGGCGCGTATGCGGTCGGCGCCTATTTGGACGCCTCGTTGTTTGCAAACGCGGGCATCGTCCTCGAATGGCAGCAATGGACCGCGCCCGTGTATCCGCAACGATACGGCCCCTTTGAACCGGACCTGTCCATCATCGATCTGCTTTTCAACTGTGGTCCGCAGTCGCTCGACATTCTCCTGGGAGGCCGCGCATGA
- a CDS encoding Gfo/Idh/MocA family oxidoreductase has translation MDTKSVSRRSFLKRTAGAAAVFTIVPRHVIAKSGKTPPSDRPHIASVGAGGQAGHDIAAVSRWADIVALCDVDDERGAESFNKFPDARRYKDFRVMLDKEAGNIDGVIVGTPDHTHAVAALAAMELGKAVYVEKPMAHSIYETRKLAEAGRRHKVVTQMGNQGHSFLGCRMTKAWIEDGAIGDVTEVLCWTNRPIWPQGMERPAETMPVPPSLDWDLWLGPAPFRPYHRAYAPRNWRGWWDFGTGALGDMGCHIMDAAHWILDLGAPARITAESSGVNNESAPAWSVIRYEFPKRGKMPPLTLTWHDGGKMPPRPPELEEGRRMGDDDGGSLFVGTKGKIMTGTYGNGGRLIPESAMKDYKPSKQDFDRPAGHHQNWIDSIKSGKPAVSNFDYASGLTELVLLGNLALRAQQPIEWDAAHMKAKNLPEADPWINGSYRDGWKV, from the coding sequence ATGGACACGAAATCCGTTTCGCGCCGTTCATTTCTGAAACGGACGGCCGGCGCCGCCGCCGTCTTCACCATTGTGCCGAGGCATGTGATTGCCAAGTCCGGCAAGACGCCTCCATCCGACAGGCCCCATATCGCGTCGGTGGGCGCGGGCGGACAAGCCGGGCACGACATCGCCGCCGTGTCGCGATGGGCGGACATCGTCGCGTTGTGCGACGTGGACGACGAGCGCGGCGCGGAATCCTTCAACAAGTTTCCCGACGCGCGCCGGTACAAGGACTTCCGCGTCATGCTCGACAAGGAAGCCGGGAACATTGACGGCGTGATTGTGGGAACGCCGGATCACACCCATGCCGTCGCGGCCTTGGCGGCCATGGAACTCGGCAAGGCGGTCTATGTCGAGAAACCGATGGCGCATAGCATTTACGAAACGCGAAAACTCGCGGAGGCCGGGCGCAGGCACAAGGTCGTCACGCAAATGGGCAACCAGGGGCATTCGTTCCTTGGCTGCCGCATGACCAAGGCGTGGATTGAAGACGGCGCCATCGGGGACGTGACCGAAGTCCTATGTTGGACAAACCGCCCCATCTGGCCGCAAGGCATGGAACGTCCCGCCGAAACCATGCCGGTTCCGCCCTCATTGGATTGGGACTTGTGGCTCGGACCGGCCCCCTTCCGCCCGTATCACCGCGCATACGCCCCGCGAAACTGGCGCGGATGGTGGGATTTCGGCACGGGCGCGCTCGGCGACATGGGCTGCCACATCATGGACGCGGCCCATTGGATACTCGACCTCGGCGCGCCCGCGCGCATCACCGCCGAGAGTTCCGGCGTGAACAATGAATCCGCGCCCGCGTGGTCCGTCATCCGCTACGAATTTCCCAAACGCGGCAAGATGCCGCCCTTGACCCTCACGTGGCACGACGGCGGCAAGATGCCGCCGCGCCCCCCCGAACTCGAGGAGGGACGGCGCATGGGCGACGACGACGGGGGATCGCTGTTCGTCGGAACAAAAGGCAAAATCATGACCGGCACGTACGGCAATGGCGGACGCCTTATCCCGGAATCCGCCATGAAGGATTACAAACCGTCCAAACAGGATTTCGATCGGCCCGCCGGACACCACCAGAACTGGATTGATTCGATCAAGTCGGGCAAGCCCGCCGTGTCGAACTTCGATTATGCCAGCGGCCTGACCGAACTCGTTCTCCTCGGCAATCTCGCCCTACGCGCCCAACAACCCATCGAATGGGATGCCGCGCACATGAAGGCCAAGAACCTGCCGGAAGCGGATCCGTGGATCAACGGTTCGTACCGCGACGGATGGAAAGTGTGA
- a CDS encoding ATP-binding protein, with product MIVLPNTQSIALANLVENARDSLLAAMERYFTFLRPEVARALAVEWWDLQVQYLRKGTVPPLEWTAAYVESVRSAGAGIEEILTALQAVRGMFIQYCEAHAKDVTPAQILEIALSVEDPFLRQIGLVYKEKERQQEAAGRRRQKAMAEWMDRAFVMLDNEGTIALANSFFCGMMGVSEDRAIGQPFASYCDADTAARFRQILRQKRAVSIGSFEGTLISAKGGHMASRFWTMALFDPDGLREGLAVAVTDTEGAAGSVAVKARMFENLANMMGIGCYIIDDTYRVVSANAHAREYVQAGMEDDVAECCRKHLDEAGRCGDCLRSRVFDSGEPYRAVVQCALLSGETRWTEITAIPLRGEHGTVTHAAKIVRDVTEQKMLEDQIIRQQRTSLASQLAIAVAHQLRNPLGVIIGFAEMLANGMPAGQAPAAMDRILRNGIRCKEIVQDLLEFGRGNPREYVPADLGVVIRDRVQPAYTGVAARRIEWSLGESLPPIECAADQMAQIVMNLVDNALAASASRVTVTAGVESDQVVVRVADDGPGIPEEDRERIFEPFFTTRKDSGGVGLGLCLSRTVVQEHHGSLTLEETTGPGACFAIRLPIAKKTVEEPPEEPPPPARTGRRILIVEDETDLQFLLGMALQSEGHEVDSATTGAQAMEYFLGGHYDAVVIDMLLADELGGHDLYQYLLQANPELAKHSLFVTGDMMKYETRHFLSEAKRPYLEKPFLISDFMAKVEALFEQRPAP from the coding sequence ATGATTGTTCTGCCCAACACCCAATCGATTGCCTTGGCCAATCTCGTTGAAAACGCGCGCGATTCGCTTCTCGCGGCGATGGAACGGTATTTCACGTTTCTCCGTCCCGAAGTAGCGCGCGCACTGGCGGTGGAATGGTGGGATTTGCAGGTGCAATACCTTCGCAAGGGCACGGTTCCTCCGCTGGAATGGACCGCGGCCTATGTCGAAAGCGTGCGCAGCGCGGGCGCGGGCATCGAGGAAATACTGACGGCGCTGCAAGCCGTTCGCGGCATGTTCATACAGTATTGCGAAGCGCATGCAAAGGACGTAACCCCGGCGCAAATTCTCGAGATCGCGCTGTCTGTCGAGGATCCGTTCCTGCGACAGATCGGCCTTGTGTACAAGGAAAAAGAGCGCCAGCAGGAAGCGGCGGGCCGCCGCCGCCAGAAAGCGATGGCGGAATGGATGGATCGCGCCTTTGTCATGCTCGACAACGAGGGGACCATCGCGCTCGCGAATTCTTTTTTTTGCGGCATGATGGGCGTGTCGGAGGATCGCGCAATTGGCCAGCCTTTCGCGTCCTATTGCGACGCCGATACGGCAGCCCGCTTCCGCCAGATTCTGCGGCAAAAGCGAGCGGTCAGCATCGGATCGTTCGAGGGAACGCTGATCTCCGCCAAAGGCGGCCACATGGCGTCGCGCTTCTGGACGATGGCCTTGTTCGATCCAGACGGATTGCGCGAGGGGCTGGCAGTGGCGGTGACGGACACCGAAGGCGCCGCCGGCAGCGTGGCCGTCAAGGCGCGGATGTTCGAGAATCTCGCCAACATGATGGGGATCGGCTGTTACATCATAGACGACACATACCGCGTGGTTTCGGCAAATGCCCATGCGCGTGAATATGTCCAGGCCGGCATGGAGGACGACGTGGCCGAGTGCTGCCGAAAACACCTGGATGAGGCCGGCCGGTGCGGAGACTGCCTGCGATCGCGCGTGTTCGATAGCGGGGAGCCATACCGCGCGGTCGTGCAATGCGCCCTGTTGTCCGGCGAAACGCGCTGGACCGAGATTACCGCCATCCCGCTGCGGGGCGAACATGGTACGGTCACGCATGCCGCCAAAATCGTGCGCGACGTGACCGAACAAAAGATGCTGGAAGACCAGATTATCCGGCAGCAGCGGACGTCGCTGGCCTCGCAATTGGCAATCGCCGTGGCGCATCAATTGCGCAACCCGCTGGGCGTGATCATCGGGTTTGCCGAAATGCTGGCGAATGGGATGCCGGCGGGGCAGGCGCCCGCCGCCATGGATCGCATCCTGCGCAATGGCATCCGCTGCAAGGAAATCGTGCAGGATCTCCTCGAATTCGGGCGGGGCAATCCGCGCGAATATGTGCCCGCCGACCTCGGCGTGGTCATCCGCGATCGCGTTCAGCCGGCCTACACGGGAGTCGCAGCCCGGCGCATCGAGTGGTCGCTCGGCGAATCGCTCCCGCCCATCGAGTGCGCGGCGGATCAGATGGCGCAGATCGTCATGAATCTCGTGGACAATGCCTTGGCGGCTTCGGCTTCCCGCGTGACCGTGACGGCGGGCGTGGAATCCGACCAGGTCGTGGTGCGTGTCGCCGACGACGGACCCGGGATTCCGGAAGAGGATCGGGAACGTATCTTCGAGCCGTTCTTCACCACGCGCAAGGATTCGGGCGGCGTTGGACTGGGGCTGTGCCTGAGCCGCACCGTCGTACAGGAGCATCACGGTTCCTTGACGCTGGAAGAGACGACGGGGCCCGGCGCCTGCTTTGCGATTCGGCTGCCGATCGCAAAAAAGACCGTGGAAGAACCGCCCGAGGAACCGCCGCCGCCCGCGCGAACCGGCCGCCGTATTCTGATCGTCGAGGACGAGACGGATCTGCAGTTTCTTTTGGGCATGGCGCTGCAATCGGAAGGACACGAGGTGGATTCCGCCACTACGGGCGCACAGGCCATGGAATATTTCCTTGGCGGCCATTACGACGCGGTCGTGATAGACATGCTCCTCGCCGACGAACTGGGCGGACACGACCTCTACCAGTATCTCCTCCAGGCCAATCCCGAACTGGCGAAACATTCCCTTTTCGTGACAGGCGACATGATGAAGTACGAGACGCGTCATTTTCTCAGCGAGGCAAAGCGTCCCTATCTTGAAAAGCCCTTCCTGATTTCCGATTTCATGGCCAAAGTGGAAGCGTTGTTCGAACAACGCCCGGCCCCATGA